The Candidatus Hydrogenedentota bacterium sequence GCGGTGGCGTGCTGCAGCACGCCCCGCCCAATCGACCGCCCATGGCATGTTTGACCGAATCCAATGTCGAGCAGGCCGCGCTGGCCTCGATGAAGTGATGAAGAATCTGGCGGGGAAGAGAGAAGGCCGGTATAAGTGGAAGCTTTTCGTAATAGTAGTTGGATTAACCCCAAAGGTTAAAACTTTTTGCATAATCTGTCATTATCATGTATATTGAGTTCAAGACGAGGAAACTGAGGAAGCAATGCGAGAGCTTCGCGGCGTTGCGCAACGCCTACGGCGAGGTGATTGCACGACAGGTCGTGAAACGGCTCAACGCACTGAAGGCGGCGGATTGCATCGAAGACCTGGACCCGCTTCCGCCGGTTCGTTGCCATGCCCTGAAAGGGAACCGTCAGGGGCAGTACGCGATGAACGTAGGCCAGCCGTTCCGCCTGATTTTCGAGCCGCTGGATGAAACGCGCACTACGCGCGAGGAAAGAGGAGCAAGGCCGGAGTGTGGAGTCCGCATTCTGGGTATCGAGGATTACCATGGCTGAGATGAGGAAAGACAGGGGTTACGCGCCCGATATCGCCATTCCGCCAGGCGAAACTCTGCTGGAGTCCATAAAAGCCCTGGGCATGTCGCAGACGGAGTTGGCCCAGCGTATGGGCCGCCCTTTGAAGACCATCAACGAGATAATCAAGGGGAAGACGGCGATTACGCCGCAGACCGCGATGGAGCTTGAGCGTGTGGTTGGGGCGCCTGCCCGTTTCTGGCTTCGGCTTGAGATGGATTACCAGGAGGCCTTGGCTCGATTGGATGAGCGGAAGGCGCTCGAGGAGGACAAACCGCTGCTCAAACGGTTCCCTTATACGGAAATGGCTAAGAAAGGCTGGCTTGCATCCACACGCAGTTGGGAGGAGAAGATCCGGTTACTGCGCGCCTTCCTTGGCGTGGCCACGCTGGACACCCTTCCCAATGTGGAGGCGGTGGCCTATCGAAAGGCGCAGAAAGTCAAGGCCAGCCCCGAGGCATTGAGCGTTTGGCTCAGAAGAGGGGAACTTCTCGCCCAAGAGATGGATACAGCGCCCTTTTCCAAGGCGGGATTCCGCGAGGCGCTGAAGAAGATCCGGCGTCTTACACGCGGCCCCTTGAAAACGGCCATAGAAAAGACGGTGGAACTATGTGCGGCCAACGGTGTCGCGGTCGTCTTCGTACCGCACCTGCCGAACACCTACGTGAACGGCGCCGCCCGGTGGGTGAAAACGGACAAAGCGCTTATCCAGTTGAGCATCCGGTACCGTTTCGAGGACGTTTTCTGGTTCACGTTCTTCCATGAGAGCGGGCACATTCTGTTGCATGGTACGAAAGGTTTCTTTATTGATGTCGAGAAAGACGCGCGGTCGGAAGAAGAGAGACAGGCCGACGAGTTTGCACGGGACATGTTGATTCCCCAGGCAGATTTCCGTCGATTCACCAATTGCAGCCGGTTCGATGCCGCCAGTGTGAAAGCGCTCGCAAAAGAGGTCAAGGTCTGTGATGCGGTAGTAATAGGCCGATTGCAGCACGAACAGCAGGTTCCTTACAGAAGTGCGCTTAATGATCTCAAGCGCACGTTGGACTGGGAGAAGCATATTCCTGAAATGCCGTTTTCGGACGCGAGCTGAACCGGTAAGCGTCTAGAGGAGTAGCAGGGGGCCATGCCCGGCGTAACCGAATCGATTCTGGAAGAAGCCGTCCTGGAGTGGCTGGAGGGGCTGGGCTACGCGGTCGCTCACGGTCCTGACATTGCCCCGGGAGAGCGTGCCGCGGAGCGGCTGGACTACGCCGAAGTGCTGCTTGAAAAGCGCCTCCGTGCTGCCCTGGAGCGCCTCAATCCCGATTTGCCGTATGAAGCCATCGATGCGGCCGTCCGCAAGGTGACGCGCTTGCCCGCTCCGGCGCTGGTCGGCAACAACCACGCATTCCATCGCATGTTGGTGAACGGCGTCGATGTGGAATACCGGAACCCGGACGGCGGCGTGAGCTACGACAAGGCCCACCTGCTCGATTTTGCCGACGCGGACAACAACGACTGGCTGGCGGTCAACCAATTCACGGTCATCGAGGACAACCACCAGCGCCGGCCGGACATCGTGGTCTTCGTGAACGGGCTGCCCCTGGCCATCTTCGAGTTGAAAAATCCCGCCGACGAAAACGCCACGGTCTGGATGGCCTACAACCAGTTGCAGACCTACAAACACCAGATCCCTTCCCTGCTGGCCTATAACGCCACCCTGGTCATCTCGGACGGCACCCAGGCCCTCGTCGGCAGCCTGACGGCCCAGAAAGAGCGGTTCATGCCCTGGCGCACCATCGAAGGCGACACGTTGGCGCCGCCGGCCATCATGGAACTCGACGTGTTGGTAAAGGGCGTGTTCGAGAAGCGCCGGTTTCTCGACCTCGTGCGCCATTTCATGGTCTTCGAGGATCAGGGCGACGGGGAACTCATCAAGAAACAGGCGGGCTACCACCAGTTTCACGCGGTGAACACCGCCGTCGAGACCACCGTCGAGGCCGCAAGTCCCAAGGGCGACAAGCGGTGCGGCGTGGTCTGGCACACACAAGGCTCGGGAAAGAGCCTGACCATGGCGTTCTACGCGGGCAAGGTCATCCTCCACCCGAAGATGGAGAATCCCACGCTGGTGGTGTTGACCGACCGGAACGACCTCGACGACCAGCTTTTCGGCACGTTCGCCCGCTGCCACGAGCTCCTACGCCAGAAACCGGTACAAGCCAACGACCGGGAAGAATTGAAACGGTTGCTCCAGGTGGCGTCGGGCGGGGTAGTGTTCACGACCATCCAGAAGTTCTTCCCCGAAACGAAGGGGGAGGCGTACCCGTGCTTGTCCGAGCGGCGCAACATCGTGGTCATCGCCGATGAGGCCCACCGCAGCCAATACGATTTCATCGACGGGTTCGCGCGCCACATGCGCGACGCGCTGCCGAACGCGTCGTTTATCGGGTTTACGGGTACGCCCATCGAATTGACCGACAAAAACACGCGGGCGGTGTTCGGCGATTATGTCAGCATTTACGACATCCTGCAGGCCGTCGAAGACAAGGCGACGGTGCCTATCTATTACGAGAGCCGCCTGGCGAAACTGGCCCTGGACGAGAACGAACGCCCGCACCTGGACGAGGATTTCGAGGAAGCCACCGAAGGCGAGGAACTGACCCAGAAAGAGAAGCTGAAGACCAAGTGGGCCGCGTTGGAAGCCTTGGTAGGCGCGGAGAAGCGCATCAACCTGATCGCCGAGGACCTGATCGAACATTTCGAAGAGCGTCAGGCCGCCATGGAAGGCAAGGCCATGGTGGTCTGCATGAGCCGCCGCATCTGTGTCGAGTTGTACGATGCCATCGTCCGTCTGCGGCCCCAGTGGCACGACGAGGACGATACCAAGGGCGCGATCAAGGTCGTCATGACCGGTTCCGCCACCGACCCGGTGGCGTGGCAGCAGCACATCCGCAACAAGAAGGGCAGGGAGGACATCGCCAACCGGTTCAAGAACCCCGACGACCCGTTCAAGATCGTGGTGGTGCGCGACATGTGGCTCACGGGCTTCGACGTGCCCTGCCTGCACACCATGTACCTCGACAAGCCCATGCGGGGCCATACGCTCATGCAAGCCATCGCGCGGGTCAACCGCGTGTTCCGCGACAAGCCGGGCGGGCTGGTGGTCGACTACCTCGGCGTCGCGGCGGAGCTAAAACAGGCTCTGGCCAACTACGTCAATAGCGGCGGACGCGGCGAAACCGCCCTGAACAAGGAAGAGGCCGTCGCGCTCATGCTCGAACGGTACGAGATGTGCTGCGACCTCTTCTACGGGTTCGATTATTCGGTGTGGAAGACCGGCACGTCCGGCGACCGTCTGGCCCTGTTGCCGCCCGCACAGGAACACATCCTGGAGCAGGACGAGGGCAAAGAACGGTTCATGACAGCCGTTACCGACCTGTCCAAAGCGTTCGCGCTGGCCGTGCCGCACGAAGAGACCACGCGCATCCGTGACGACGTGGCGTTCTTCCAGGCCGTGCGGGCCGGTCTGGCCAAGATTACCGGCGAAGGGGATGGACCGGGCAAGACAGCTGAGGACATTGAGCACGCCATCCGGCAGATCATCTCGAACGCAGTGGCTTCCGATGAGGTTGTGGACATCTTCGCGGCAGCCGGGCTCAAGAATCCCGACATCTCAATTCTGTCGGACGAGTTCCTGGCGGAGGTGCGCGGCCTTCCCCAGCGCAACCTGGCCGTGGAACTGCTCCAGAAGCTCCTCAAAGGCGAACTGAAAGCACGGGCTAAGAAGAACCTGGTGCTGTCGCGGTCATTCGCCGAGATGCTTGAGAAAACCCTTCGCGCGTACCAGAACAGGTCCGTCGAGGCCGCCAAGGTCATCGAGGAACTCATCAAACTCGCCAAGGAACTCCGCGCAGCCGACAAGCGTGGGGAGGACCTGGGGCTCACCGAGGATGAGGTCGCCTTCTACGATGCCCTCGAAGTCAACGACAGCGCCGTGAAAGTCCTGGGCGACGACACCCTTAAGACCATCGCCCACGAACTCGTTGAGGCCATCCGCCGCAGCGTCACCATCGACTGGACGGTCAAAGAGAGCGTGCGGGCAAAGC is a genomic window containing:
- a CDS encoding type II toxin-antitoxin system RelE/ParE family toxin, which translates into the protein MYIEFKTRKLRKQCESFAALRNAYGEVIARQVVKRLNALKAADCIEDLDPLPPVRCHALKGNRQGQYAMNVGQPFRLIFEPLDETRTTREERGARPECGVRILGIEDYHG
- a CDS encoding HigA family addiction module antitoxin, whose protein sequence is MAEMRKDRGYAPDIAIPPGETLLESIKALGMSQTELAQRMGRPLKTINEIIKGKTAITPQTAMELERVVGAPARFWLRLEMDYQEALARLDERKALEEDKPLLKRFPYTEMAKKGWLASTRSWEEKIRLLRAFLGVATLDTLPNVEAVAYRKAQKVKASPEALSVWLRRGELLAQEMDTAPFSKAGFREALKKIRRLTRGPLKTAIEKTVELCAANGVAVVFVPHLPNTYVNGAARWVKTDKALIQLSIRYRFEDVFWFTFFHESGHILLHGTKGFFIDVEKDARSEEERQADEFARDMLIPQADFRRFTNCSRFDAASVKALAKEVKVCDAVVIGRLQHEQQVPYRSALNDLKRTLDWEKHIPEMPFSDAS
- a CDS encoding type I restriction endonuclease subunit R, whose translation is MPGVTESILEEAVLEWLEGLGYAVAHGPDIAPGERAAERLDYAEVLLEKRLRAALERLNPDLPYEAIDAAVRKVTRLPAPALVGNNHAFHRMLVNGVDVEYRNPDGGVSYDKAHLLDFADADNNDWLAVNQFTVIEDNHQRRPDIVVFVNGLPLAIFELKNPADENATVWMAYNQLQTYKHQIPSLLAYNATLVISDGTQALVGSLTAQKERFMPWRTIEGDTLAPPAIMELDVLVKGVFEKRRFLDLVRHFMVFEDQGDGELIKKQAGYHQFHAVNTAVETTVEAASPKGDKRCGVVWHTQGSGKSLTMAFYAGKVILHPKMENPTLVVLTDRNDLDDQLFGTFARCHELLRQKPVQANDREELKRLLQVASGGVVFTTIQKFFPETKGEAYPCLSERRNIVVIADEAHRSQYDFIDGFARHMRDALPNASFIGFTGTPIELTDKNTRAVFGDYVSIYDILQAVEDKATVPIYYESRLAKLALDENERPHLDEDFEEATEGEELTQKEKLKTKWAALEALVGAEKRINLIAEDLIEHFEERQAAMEGKAMVVCMSRRICVELYDAIVRLRPQWHDEDDTKGAIKVVMTGSATDPVAWQQHIRNKKGREDIANRFKNPDDPFKIVVVRDMWLTGFDVPCLHTMYLDKPMRGHTLMQAIARVNRVFRDKPGGLVVDYLGVAAELKQALANYVNSGGRGETALNKEEAVALMLERYEMCCDLFYGFDYSVWKTGTSGDRLALLPPAQEHILEQDEGKERFMTAVTDLSKAFALAVPHEETTRIRDDVAFFQAVRAGLAKITGEGDGPGKTAEDIEHAIRQIISNAVASDEVVDIFAAAGLKNPDISILSDEFLAEVRGLPQRNLAVELLQKLLKGELKARAKKNLVLSRSFAEMLEKTLRAYQNRSVEAAKVIEELIKLAKELRAADKRGEDLGLTEDEVAFYDALEVNDSAVKVLGDDTLKTIAHELVEAIRRSVTIDWTVKESVRAKLRAYIRRILRKHGYPPDKQKKATETVLAQAELLCADWAA